From Pusillibacter faecalis, one genomic window encodes:
- the purF gene encoding amidophosphoribosyltransferase — translation MMRKVPRRERHLHEECGVFGLFSPETADVASLAYYGLFALQHRGQESAGIAVNDDGVFSVWRGVGLAGEALPRQRLQSLGAGQIAVGHVRYATTGSDAALNAQPLMINHFKGRMALAHNGNLTNSMELRRMLEEQGSIFHTTTDSEVIAYLLVRERLRTPSIEAAVRSAMNDLEGAYSLVIASPTKLIAVRDPHGFRPLCMGRRPDGSVVFASESCALDAVGAVLERDIRPGEIVTVGRDGVHSDASHCDTVPRRLCVFEFIYFARPDSVIDGCSVTQARQQAGAFLAKEHPVEADVVVGVPDSGLDAALGYASASGIPYALGFTKNKYVGRTFLAPTQSLREDGVSFKLNPIRSVVKGKRVVLVDDSIVRGTTCRRMIDLLRRAGVREIHMRVSAPPFVSPCYYGTDIDSAEDLIATRHTVEEIARIIGVDSLGYLSLEHTGQLAGAGAEGFCTACFGGGYPTAVPSAGQKDRFSQKISRSASLAGQSP, via the coding sequence ATGATGCGTAAGGTGCCGCGCCGGGAGCGCCATTTACATGAGGAGTGCGGCGTGTTCGGCCTGTTCTCTCCGGAGACGGCGGATGTTGCGTCCCTTGCCTATTACGGGCTCTTTGCCCTCCAGCACCGCGGCCAGGAGAGTGCTGGCATTGCCGTGAACGACGATGGGGTGTTCTCCGTCTGGCGGGGTGTGGGGCTGGCAGGCGAGGCACTTCCCCGGCAAAGGCTGCAAAGCCTTGGAGCCGGCCAAATCGCTGTGGGACACGTCCGTTACGCCACCACCGGCTCCGATGCCGCCCTGAACGCCCAGCCCCTGATGATCAATCACTTCAAGGGCCGCATGGCCCTTGCCCACAACGGGAACCTCACCAACTCCATGGAACTGCGCCGGATGCTGGAGGAGCAGGGCTCCATTTTCCACACCACCACGGATTCCGAAGTCATCGCATACCTTCTGGTTCGGGAACGGCTGCGCACGCCGTCCATTGAGGCAGCTGTCCGCTCTGCCATGAACGATCTGGAGGGCGCTTATTCCCTGGTCATTGCCTCTCCCACCAAGCTGATTGCCGTGCGGGACCCCCATGGGTTCCGCCCCTTGTGTATGGGCCGCCGCCCCGACGGGTCCGTGGTGTTCGCCTCAGAATCCTGCGCCCTGGACGCAGTGGGCGCCGTTTTGGAGCGGGACATCCGTCCCGGTGAGATCGTCACCGTGGGGCGGGACGGCGTTCACTCCGATGCCTCCCACTGCGACACGGTCCCCCGGCGGCTGTGCGTGTTTGAGTTCATCTACTTCGCTCGGCCGGACTCCGTCATAGACGGCTGCAGCGTCACCCAGGCCCGGCAGCAGGCCGGCGCGTTTTTGGCCAAGGAGCATCCCGTGGAAGCGGATGTGGTGGTGGGCGTGCCGGATTCCGGGCTGGACGCGGCCCTGGGTTATGCCTCCGCATCCGGCATCCCCTACGCCCTGGGATTCACCAAAAACAAGTATGTGGGCCGTACCTTTTTGGCCCCCACCCAATCCCTGCGGGAGGATGGCGTCAGTTTCAAGTTGAATCCCATTCGTTCCGTAGTGAAGGGGAAGCGGGTGGTACTGGTGGATGATTCCATTGTCCGGGGCACTACCTGCCGTCGTATGATTGATCTGCTGCGCCGTGCGGGGGTCCGGGAAATTCACATGCGGGTCAGCGCCCCGCCCTTTGTATCGCCGTGTTATTACGGGACGGACATAGACAGCGCCGAGGACCTCATCGCAACCCGCCACACCGTGGAGGAGATCGCCCGGATCATCGGCGTGGATTCCCTGGGCTACCTCTCTCTGGAGCATACCGGCCAGCTGGCCGGAGCCGGCGCGGAGGGCTTTTGCACTGCCTGCTTTGGCGGCGGCTATCCCACAGCCGTTCCAAGCGCCGGTCAGAAGGACCGTTTTAGCCAGAAAATCAGCCGGAGTGCATCCCTTGCAGGGCAATCTCCATGA
- a CDS encoding 2-dehydro-3-deoxyphosphogluconate aldolase: MKNRFELVHVGINTESPEKALQLAELLSAMFHLQLRHGKKSEFAGDYFECMKAPFLGSKGHIAMQTDDLAAAVEELREKGFSFRMDTAAYTEEGRLKNIYLDGEFGGFAIHILQK; encoded by the coding sequence ATGAAAAACAGATTTGAGCTGGTTCACGTAGGGATCAATACGGAAAGCCCTGAGAAGGCGCTTCAGCTGGCAGAGCTGTTGAGCGCAATGTTCCATCTGCAGCTGCGCCACGGAAAAAAATCGGAATTTGCCGGAGATTACTTTGAGTGTATGAAGGCTCCGTTCCTGGGCAGCAAGGGCCATATTGCCATGCAGACGGATGATCTGGCCGCCGCCGTGGAGGAGTTGAGAGAAAAGGGCTTTTCCTTTCGGATGGACACCGCCGCCTATACGGAGGAGGGCAGGCTGAAGAATATCTATCTGGATGGAGAGTTTGGCGGTTTCGCCATTCATATTCTGCAGAAGTGA
- a CDS encoding sialidase family protein → MKYPVLPGLTPDGTVYENPAMGTVEAMLPPGPYATAHAPTLLELENGDLLCAWFAGSYEGSADVSVICSRLEKDSGRWSEPVLVSGDPHRSEQNPSLFLAPGGEVWAMYTAQLDRMEGKDNMQFTSVVRRQRSTDGGRTWGTYDVVFPEEGTFCRQPIQILSNGRWIFGNWICSDSASGLAGDPSAFRLSDDQGKTWRRVDMPGSHGRVHPNVVELEPGHLAAFMRSRAADFIYRSESLDYGETWSEPVPTPLPNNNSSISAVKLKSGRIAIAYNPTCTPEPKADEAAWPGLRCPVAVALSEDGGLTFPLIRHMELGEGFVGEENSTNNRQYEYPYLMQGKDGMLHLAFAYQTRRGVKWMTFSEEDVIGRKRERVGVYNPTAAKVQ, encoded by the coding sequence ATGAAATATCCTGTGTTGCCCGGGCTGACGCCTGACGGCACCGTGTATGAAAACCCCGCGATGGGAACCGTGGAGGCGATGCTGCCCCCAGGCCCCTACGCAACCGCTCATGCCCCGACCCTGCTGGAGCTTGAAAACGGCGATCTTCTGTGCGCGTGGTTTGCCGGCTCCTACGAGGGCAGCGCCGACGTCAGCGTGATCTGCTCCCGCCTGGAAAAGGACAGCGGCCGGTGGAGCGAGCCGGTGCTGGTTTCCGGCGATCCCCATCGCAGCGAGCAGAACCCCTCGCTGTTCCTTGCCCCCGGCGGCGAGGTGTGGGCCATGTATACAGCCCAGCTGGACCGCATGGAAGGGAAGGACAACATGCAGTTCACCTCCGTGGTGCGCCGCCAGCGCAGTACCGACGGCGGCCGCACCTGGGGGACCTATGATGTGGTATTCCCGGAGGAGGGCACGTTCTGCCGCCAGCCCATCCAAATCCTCTCCAACGGACGCTGGATTTTCGGTAACTGGATCTGCAGCGACAGTGCCTCCGGTTTGGCGGGGGACCCCTCTGCCTTCCGGCTCTCCGACGACCAGGGAAAAACCTGGCGGCGGGTGGACATGCCAGGCAGCCACGGGCGGGTGCATCCCAACGTGGTGGAGCTGGAGCCGGGACATTTGGCGGCGTTTATGCGCAGCCGCGCGGCGGACTTCATTTACCGCAGCGAGTCCTTGGACTATGGCGAGACCTGGTCTGAACCGGTCCCCACGCCGCTGCCCAACAACAACTCCAGCATCAGTGCCGTGAAGCTGAAAAGCGGCCGGATCGCCATTGCCTATAATCCGACTTGTACACCAGAGCCGAAGGCGGACGAGGCCGCATGGCCGGGCCTGCGGTGCCCGGTGGCCGTGGCTCTCTCCGAGGACGGCGGGCTGACGTTCCCCCTGATCCGCCACATGGAGCTGGGGGAGGGCTTTGTAGGGGAGGAGAACTCCACCAACAACCGCCAGTACGAGTACCCCTACCTCATGCAGGGAAAGGATGGAATGCTGCACCTGGCCTTTGCCTATCAGACCCGCCGGGGCGTAAAGTGGATGACATTCTCCGAAGAGGACGTCATCGGACGCAAGCGGGAGCGGGTGGGCGTCTACAATCCCACCGCGGCCAAGGTCCAATAA
- a CDS encoding FAD-binding protein — protein MNERHQVAIAGMGLAALTTAARLTELGITEIALYANGFGGTPYIAAINFVLPDNPYGDTPEQYCEDMIHAGYEIGNRELVQDMARHTVEGYELLRRWGVTFAHNADGSIKLRHVSGHTYPRSLCQTTELIGEEIMKVMLPKLEAAGVKIYRNCQVVDLLTEQGAVAGMTVREQGKLRQVYAPVVVAAWGGAGNLLGKSTYPGDIQGNTLGMAKKAGAEMVDMEFMEFEPLVILDPPGAAGEPSPTAMLGEGGYLRNAEGERFLLRVRPQGEAGASKSLINREAWKEVQAGKGSPHGGVYLDLRHVDRAVLKSYPWFFDRLMHSGCDPNEQQLEIGPMVHSFSGGIQVNLDYASNVPGLYAVGEACGGIHGACRCAGNAGSQAALSGMLCAEGIARNGVPEKAPQEQPVTYREDLAARERLLPKVREIGAGALGIYRSGKELAAAGEALDALLQSGELRADSFTEQSALSIRMILQAALNRRESRGTHNRLDYPEMDPAYEREFTI, from the coding sequence ATGAATGAGCGGCATCAGGTGGCCATCGCCGGAATGGGCCTTGCGGCGCTGACAACGGCGGCCCGTTTGACGGAACTCGGCATCACAGAGATTGCCCTGTACGCCAATGGCTTTGGCGGTACACCATATATCGCGGCCATCAACTTTGTTTTACCGGACAATCCCTATGGGGACACACCGGAACAATACTGCGAGGATATGATCCACGCCGGCTATGAGATTGGAAACCGTGAGCTGGTGCAGGACATGGCCCGGCACACGGTGGAAGGCTATGAGCTGCTGCGGCGCTGGGGCGTCACCTTTGCCCACAACGCCGACGGTTCCATTAAGCTGCGCCACGTCTCAGGCCACACGTATCCCCGTTCTTTATGCCAGACGACAGAGCTGATCGGGGAAGAGATCATGAAGGTCATGCTCCCCAAGCTGGAAGCGGCCGGCGTGAAAATCTACCGCAACTGCCAGGTGGTGGACCTGCTGACGGAGCAGGGCGCGGTGGCCGGCATGACGGTCCGGGAGCAGGGAAAGCTCCGCCAGGTCTATGCACCCGTGGTGGTGGCGGCCTGGGGCGGCGCCGGCAATCTGTTGGGCAAGTCTACCTATCCCGGAGACATTCAGGGGAATACCCTGGGAATGGCGAAAAAGGCCGGCGCTGAGATGGTTGACATGGAGTTTATGGAGTTTGAGCCCCTGGTGATTCTGGACCCGCCTGGGGCGGCGGGCGAGCCCTCTCCAACGGCCATGCTGGGCGAGGGCGGGTATCTCCGCAACGCCGAAGGAGAGCGCTTCTTGCTGCGGGTACGGCCCCAGGGCGAGGCGGGGGCCTCCAAATCCCTGATCAACCGGGAGGCTTGGAAAGAAGTCCAGGCGGGAAAGGGAAGCCCCCACGGGGGCGTCTATCTGGACCTGCGGCATGTAGACCGGGCGGTTTTGAAGTCTTATCCCTGGTTCTTTGACCGGCTGATGCACAGCGGCTGCGACCCCAATGAACAGCAGTTGGAAATTGGTCCCATGGTTCACAGCTTCTCCGGCGGCATCCAGGTAAATCTGGACTACGCCTCCAATGTTCCGGGACTCTACGCTGTAGGCGAGGCCTGCGGCGGTATCCACGGCGCCTGCCGCTGTGCCGGCAACGCCGGCAGCCAGGCAGCCCTCTCCGGCATGCTGTGCGCGGAGGGCATCGCAAGAAACGGTGTGCCGGAAAAGGCACCGCAAGAGCAGCCCGTCACCTATCGGGAGGACCTTGCTGCCCGGGAGCGTCTTCTCCCCAAGGTGCGTGAGATCGGCGCCGGGGCTTTGGGCATCTACCGCAGCGGTAAGGAGCTGGCGGCGGCGGGGGAGGCGCTGGACGCTCTCCTTCAAAGCGGCGAGCTGCGGGCGGACAGCTTCACGGAGCAAAGCGCCCTCTCCATCCGAATGATTTTGCAGGCCGCGCTGAACCGCAGGGAGAGCCGCGGTACCCATAACCGCCTGGATTACCCCGAGATGGACCCCGCCTATGAGCGGGAATTTACGATCTGA
- a CDS encoding TRAP transporter permease: MENNKKWNLRNIAAIAVTVAFFAFQMYIALIKQFPPMLQSPLHLIFALTLVYVYFPADYNYRKKIRKAAEAAGTAPDPAVMKKRAWTNWLDLPAFVGIGYMLWYVLTQNERLTDFVIGISDVYIMDYIGMVVTILLLLMAVYRTLGLTLAVFITVFIVYAWVSPYLPGIFYTKPKSSMLKFLNQFTAGMTMTESGVFGTPLFTSASTLFYFIVFGSFFSTIGGGQLLIDMGMKVSNKSSGGPAKAAVLSSGLMGMISGSAVANVATTGVMTIPMMKKIGYEPEEAGAVEAVASTGGQIMPPIMGVGAFIMAEMLGVNYMKIAVAAIIPAIAYYFAVFVLVDRVAAKRAANIDGTVDASIRVDRKILPRLYLLLPAVLLVVWIIRGASLMRAGMIGIFACIACNVINYFVNKEDFIDLKGLGACCIDGAKQAASIAIPTAACGIIINVVTGQTSLATNLSNLISALGTSNLFLALLIAMVGCMILGMALPTVAAYLVGVILFVPCIRPILLAGGMADFTSNLCANMFVFYYGIMAQITPPVCVASYTAAGIADANAMKTGLKGFTYAMVGFLVPFVFVYNPPILLEGTLVEIVIATAQLALGTYFLAVMVAGFFKCNMNKFERTLLFVAALCLIAPEMISSIIGAVLGIVILFLNMGRAKKTVAGGVSA, from the coding sequence GTGGAAAACAACAAAAAGTGGAACCTGCGCAATATTGCCGCCATTGCGGTTACAGTGGCGTTCTTTGCGTTCCAGATGTATATCGCGCTGATTAAGCAATTCCCACCCATGCTCCAAAGCCCCCTGCATCTGATTTTTGCGCTGACTTTGGTGTATGTGTATTTCCCCGCTGACTACAACTACCGGAAGAAGATCCGCAAGGCCGCCGAGGCCGCGGGAACCGCGCCGGACCCCGCCGTGATGAAGAAGCGGGCCTGGACCAATTGGCTGGATCTGCCTGCCTTCGTGGGCATCGGGTACATGCTCTGGTATGTCCTGACGCAAAACGAGCGGCTGACGGACTTCGTCATCGGCATCTCCGACGTCTATATCATGGACTACATCGGCATGGTTGTGACCATTTTGCTGCTGCTGATGGCGGTCTACCGCACCCTGGGACTGACGCTGGCGGTGTTTATCACGGTGTTCATCGTCTACGCCTGGGTGTCCCCGTATCTGCCCGGTATTTTCTATACAAAGCCCAAGTCCAGCATGCTGAAGTTCCTGAACCAGTTTACAGCCGGCATGACCATGACGGAGAGCGGCGTGTTCGGAACCCCTTTGTTTACCTCTGCCAGCACACTGTTCTACTTCATCGTGTTCGGCTCCTTCTTCTCCACCATTGGCGGCGGCCAGCTGCTCATTGACATGGGCATGAAGGTGTCCAACAAGTCCTCCGGCGGCCCCGCGAAGGCGGCGGTTCTGTCTTCCGGTCTGATGGGCATGATCTCCGGCTCCGCGGTTGCGAACGTGGCTACCACCGGTGTGATGACCATCCCCATGATGAAGAAGATTGGCTATGAGCCTGAGGAGGCCGGCGCTGTGGAGGCGGTTGCCTCTACCGGCGGCCAGATCATGCCCCCCATCATGGGCGTGGGCGCCTTCATCATGGCGGAGATGCTGGGCGTGAACTACATGAAGATTGCCGTTGCGGCCATCATTCCCGCCATTGCCTACTACTTCGCCGTGTTTGTCCTGGTGGACCGTGTCGCGGCCAAGCGCGCCGCCAACATTGACGGCACCGTGGACGCCTCTATCCGGGTGGACCGGAAAATCCTGCCCCGGCTGTATCTGCTGCTGCCCGCCGTGCTGCTGGTGGTTTGGATTATCCGCGGCGCATCCCTGATGCGTGCCGGCATGATCGGAATCTTTGCCTGCATTGCCTGTAATGTGATCAATTACTTCGTCAATAAAGAGGACTTTATTGACCTCAAGGGCCTGGGCGCCTGCTGCATCGACGGCGCCAAGCAGGCCGCCAGCATCGCCATCCCCACGGCTGCCTGCGGTATCATCATCAACGTGGTCACGGGCCAGACCTCTCTTGCCACGAACCTCTCCAACCTCATCAGCGCCCTGGGCACCAGCAACCTCTTCCTGGCATTGCTAATCGCCATGGTGGGCTGCATGATCCTGGGCATGGCTTTGCCCACAGTGGCGGCCTATTTGGTGGGTGTGATCCTGTTCGTGCCCTGCATCCGGCCCATTCTGCTGGCTGGCGGCATGGCCGACTTTACCTCCAACCTCTGCGCGAACATGTTCGTGTTCTATTATGGCATCATGGCCCAGATCACGCCGCCGGTGTGCGTGGCGTCGTATACAGCGGCGGGTATCGCGGACGCCAACGCCATGAAAACCGGACTGAAGGGCTTCACCTATGCCATGGTGGGCTTCCTGGTTCCCTTTGTGTTTGTCTACAATCCCCCCATCCTGCTGGAGGGCACGCTGGTGGAGATCGTCATCGCCACGGCGCAGCTGGCCCTGGGCACCTATTTCCTGGCCGTGATGGTGGCGGGCTTCTTCAAGTGCAACATGAACAAGTTTGAGCGGACGCTGCTGTTCGTGGCGGCGCTGTGCCTGATCGCACCGGAGATGATCAGTTCGATTATCGGCGCGGTGCTGGGCATTGTGATTTTGTTCTTGAACATGGGACGCGCGAAGAAAACAGTGGCCGGAGGCGTCAGCGCATGA
- a CDS encoding SDR family NAD(P)-dependent oxidoreductase: MSELLKGNAAIVTGSSRGIGKAIALAFAEHGADLVIHGTNQTALEALREEIRGMGARCEYVAGDIGEYDTARRLAETCLSAYGRIDTLVNNAGINSRYRFEDLPLEEWDRMLRTNLTSAFYTCKCVVPHMLEQKSGCIINMSSSAGKTAHPNASICYGVSKAGINSLTQKLAYDLAPSGIRVNAVCPGPIETDMSQQWTPEYREKVYSAIPLRRLGTGEDVANVAVFLASEMSAFIVGESINVNGGKYMN; the protein is encoded by the coding sequence ATGTCTGAGCTTTTAAAAGGAAATGCGGCCATTGTCACCGGCTCCTCCCGGGGAATCGGAAAAGCAATTGCCCTGGCCTTTGCGGAGCATGGGGCGGATCTGGTGATCCACGGGACAAACCAGACGGCCCTGGAAGCGCTGCGAGAAGAGATCCGGGGCATGGGGGCGCGCTGCGAGTATGTGGCGGGAGATATCGGGGAGTATGACACTGCCCGGCGCCTGGCGGAAACCTGCCTGTCCGCGTATGGAAGGATTGACACCCTGGTAAACAATGCCGGAATCAACAGCCGTTACCGCTTTGAGGACCTGCCGCTGGAGGAATGGGACAGGATGCTCCGCACAAACCTCACCAGTGCGTTTTACACCTGTAAATGCGTGGTGCCCCATATGCTGGAGCAAAAGAGCGGCTGCATCATCAATATGTCCTCCTCCGCCGGAAAGACAGCCCATCCAAATGCCTCGATCTGCTATGGCGTCAGCAAGGCCGGCATCAATTCTTTGACACAAAAGCTGGCCTATGATCTGGCGCCCTCCGGAATCCGGGTGAACGCCGTATGCCCGGGTCCCATTGAAACGGATATGTCCCAGCAGTGGACGCCGGAGTACCGGGAGAAGGTCTACAGCGCCATTCCCCTGCGCCGCTTAGGAACGGGAGAGGATGTTGCCAATGTGGCCGTATTTCTGGCATCGGAGATGTCCGCCTTCATTGTGGGGGAATCCATCAATGTCAACGGCGGCAAATACATGAATTGA
- a CDS encoding TAXI family TRAP transporter solute-binding subunit, which produces MFKKISALFLAMLMAMSLMACDQKLEEAPDDSDDAQTEESVSGEGLNGPVNLTLAAQEVGTGAYSVAAAIQSAMMKGLPEGSTIDLTTNSPGGVGAPVLIQNEECDLIVSNAGPSQWSYTMTPDEYDFGGCTDITTLGGGLGHTFTIVMFTQKFVDETGYTSLEEVIADRYPIKLITKKNGSLGELTAERVIEACGSSVEDFLSFATWEKTGTDAIKSGLQDDLYDMTIDHIDAGQATTTEICLTHDMYFVQLGDEALANMQTMGYAPIVMEAGTWNGQDTDINSMGSQQNVLVPASMDEELAYALTKAMCENKDEMAQAVASLGYFDPQTAGSAEMCGAPLHPGAIRYYEENGYPYDA; this is translated from the coding sequence ATGTTTAAGAAGATTTCTGCCCTGTTTCTTGCGATGCTGATGGCGATGTCCCTGATGGCCTGCGACCAGAAGCTGGAGGAGGCCCCCGATGACTCCGATGACGCACAAACTGAGGAGAGCGTCTCTGGCGAGGGGCTGAACGGCCCGGTCAACCTGACCCTGGCCGCCCAGGAGGTGGGCACCGGTGCCTACTCCGTAGCCGCCGCCATCCAGAGCGCCATGATGAAGGGTCTGCCTGAGGGCTCCACCATCGACCTGACCACCAACTCTCCCGGCGGCGTGGGAGCTCCTGTGCTGATCCAGAACGAGGAGTGCGATCTGATTGTCTCCAACGCCGGCCCCTCCCAGTGGAGCTATACTATGACGCCTGACGAGTATGACTTCGGCGGCTGCACGGACATCACCACCCTGGGCGGCGGCCTGGGCCACACCTTCACCATCGTGATGTTCACCCAGAAGTTCGTGGACGAGACCGGCTATACCTCTCTGGAGGAGGTCATCGCTGACCGCTATCCCATCAAGCTGATCACCAAGAAGAACGGCTCCCTGGGCGAGCTGACCGCAGAGCGCGTGATTGAGGCCTGCGGAAGCTCTGTGGAGGATTTCCTCTCCTTCGCCACCTGGGAGAAGACCGGCACGGACGCCATCAAGAGCGGCCTGCAGGACGACCTGTACGATATGACCATTGACCACATCGACGCCGGCCAGGCCACCACCACCGAAATCTGCCTGACCCACGACATGTACTTCGTCCAGCTGGGCGATGAGGCTCTGGCCAACATGCAGACCATGGGGTATGCCCCCATCGTCATGGAGGCCGGCACCTGGAACGGCCAGGACACCGACATCAACTCCATGGGTTCCCAGCAGAATGTTCTGGTTCCCGCCAGCATGGACGAGGAGCTGGCCTATGCCCTGACCAAGGCCATGTGCGAGAACAAGGACGAGATGGCTCAGGCGGTTGCGTCTCTTGGCTACTTCGATCCCCAGACCGCCGGCTCTGCTGAGATGTGCGGCGCGCCCCTGCATCCCGGCGCCATCCGCTACTATGAGGAGAACGGCTATCCTTACGACGCCTGA
- the pdxA gene encoding 4-hydroxythreonine-4-phosphate dehydrogenase PdxA, with product MKKPILGISMGDPFGNGPEITVKALSDKTVYDRCRPLVVGDVSSMEYAARVARKVSGIDVQVRAVHAVSEARFEYGVIDVYDLGLVKSEDIPGDSADPKPFGLGATALGGEAAFQYVVKVIELAQAGEVDATITNALSKEAINMAGHHYSGHTEIYADYTHTSKYTMMLAHEDLRVVHVSTHVSLREACDRVKKDRVLDVIRIANAGCKAIGIKEPKIAVAGLNPHCGENGMFGTEEIEEIQPAIDAALAEGINVVEKKPTPPDTVFSKALGGWYDIVVVMYHDQGHIPLKVKGFVYNKAEGHWDAVAGVNVTLGLPIIRASVDHGTGFGHAGDGHANELSLVNAMDYGIRMALAKEHEAVSAPLGGC from the coding sequence ATGAAAAAACCGATTCTGGGAATCTCCATGGGCGACCCCTTCGGCAACGGCCCGGAGATTACCGTCAAAGCGCTGTCCGACAAGACGGTTTACGACCGCTGCCGCCCGCTGGTGGTGGGCGATGTCAGCTCCATGGAGTACGCCGCCCGGGTGGCCAGGAAGGTCTCCGGCATCGACGTGCAGGTGCGGGCCGTTCACGCGGTCAGCGAGGCGCGCTTTGAGTACGGCGTCATCGACGTCTATGATCTGGGCCTTGTCAAGTCGGAGGATATCCCCGGCGACAGCGCCGACCCCAAGCCTTTTGGCCTGGGCGCCACGGCCCTGGGCGGTGAGGCGGCTTTCCAGTATGTGGTGAAGGTGATTGAGCTGGCCCAGGCCGGCGAGGTGGACGCTACCATTACCAACGCCCTGAGCAAGGAGGCCATCAACATGGCCGGCCACCACTACTCCGGCCACACGGAGATTTACGCCGACTACACCCACACCTCCAAGTACACCATGATGCTGGCCCATGAGGACCTGCGGGTGGTCCACGTGTCCACCCACGTCTCCCTGCGGGAGGCCTGCGACCGGGTGAAGAAGGACCGGGTGCTGGACGTCATCCGCATTGCCAATGCCGGCTGCAAGGCCATCGGCATCAAGGAACCCAAGATTGCAGTGGCGGGCCTCAACCCCCACTGCGGCGAAAACGGGATGTTCGGCACGGAGGAGATTGAGGAGATTCAGCCCGCCATTGATGCGGCCCTGGCGGAGGGCATCAACGTGGTGGAAAAGAAGCCTACCCCGCCCGACACCGTATTTTCCAAGGCCCTTGGCGGCTGGTACGACATTGTGGTGGTTATGTACCACGACCAGGGGCACATTCCCCTGAAGGTCAAGGGCTTTGTCTATAATAAGGCCGAGGGCCACTGGGACGCCGTAGCCGGGGTGAATGTGACGCTGGGGCTTCCCATCATCCGGGCCAGCGTGGACCATGGGACGGGCTTCGGCCATGCCGGAGACGGCCACGCCAACGAGCTGAGCCTGGTGAATGCCATGGACTACGGCATCCGGATGGCCCTTGCGAAAGAGCATGAAGCTGTATCTGCACCGCTGGGCGGTTGTTGA
- the dapA gene encoding 4-hydroxy-tetrahydrodipicolinate synthase, whose product MKNVSIQGIIPPILTPMNADESINEQELRSQVNREIEAGVHGIFAFGTNGEAYALSAAEKDRVLEVVIEETNHRVPVYAGTGCITTKETIEMSKKAAAMGADVLSIITPYFAAASQDELYAHYMAVAEAVDLPIVLYNIPARTGNALSPATVAKLAKNAPNIVGAKDSSGNFDNLKQYIEQTRGLDKEFSVLSGNDSLILPALVFGGKGGIAGCANVFPGTMVEIYEAYMAGDLERAMRVQDSIRPLRAVFQYGNPNTIIKIAAGLLGYPVGSCRKPFCQLSDQGMEALKKALELCKANGLR is encoded by the coding sequence ATGAAAAACGTCTCGATTCAGGGCATCATTCCTCCGATCCTGACCCCTATGAACGCGGACGAGTCCATCAACGAGCAGGAGCTGCGCAGTCAGGTCAACCGAGAGATTGAGGCCGGCGTTCATGGCATCTTTGCCTTCGGCACCAACGGCGAGGCCTACGCCCTGAGCGCCGCTGAGAAGGACCGGGTGCTGGAGGTGGTCATCGAGGAGACCAACCACCGCGTCCCGGTATATGCGGGCACGGGTTGCATTACAACCAAAGAGACCATTGAAATGAGCAAAAAGGCGGCGGCCATGGGAGCGGACGTGCTGTCCATTATTACGCCCTACTTCGCAGCGGCGTCCCAGGACGAGCTGTATGCCCACTATATGGCAGTTGCTGAAGCGGTGGACCTGCCGATTGTGCTTTATAATATTCCCGCCCGCACCGGCAACGCGCTGAGTCCCGCCACAGTGGCCAAGCTTGCAAAGAATGCACCCAATATCGTGGGGGCCAAGGACTCCAGCGGAAACTTCGACAATCTCAAGCAATATATTGAGCAGACCCGCGGCTTGGACAAGGAATTCAGCGTCCTCTCCGGCAATGACTCCCTGATCCTGCCTGCGCTGGTGTTTGGCGGCAAGGGCGGCATCGCCGGCTGCGCCAACGTGTTCCCCGGCACCATGGTGGAGATCTATGAGGCCTATATGGCCGGAGACCTGGAGAGGGCCATGCGGGTGCAGGACAGCATCCGGCCTCTCAGAGCCGTGTTCCAGTACGGCAACCCCAACACGATCATCAAGATTGCCGCCGGGCTCCTGGGCTATCCCGTGGGCAGCTGCCGCAAGCCGTTCTGCCAGCTTTCCGACCAGGGAATGGAGGCGCTGAAGAAGGCGCTGGAGCTCTGCAAGGCCAACGGCCTGCGCTGA